The following are encoded together in the Mastacembelus armatus chromosome 6, fMasArm1.2, whole genome shotgun sequence genome:
- the wnt7bb gene encoding protein Wnt-7b isoform X1, translating to MIIFSSRSVLLSVYYPQIFLILTSGSYLALSSVVALGANIICNKIPGLAPRQRAICQSRPDAIIVVGEGAQMGINECQYQFRYGRWNCSALGERTVFGQELRVGSREAAFTYAITAAGVAHAITAACSQGNLSQCGCDREKQGYYNQEEGWKWGGCSADIKYGIEFSRRFVDAREIKKTPRRLMNLHNNEAGRKVLEERMKLECKCHGVSGSCTTKTCWTTLPKFREIGYVLKEKYNEAVHVEVVRASRLRQPTHLKVKQTQGYRKPMETDLVYIERSPNYCEEDAATGSVGTQGRLCNRTSPHTDGCDLMCCGRGYNTHQYTKVWQCNCKFQWCCFVKCNTCSERTEVFTCK from the exons ATGATCATCTTCTCGTCGCGCAGTGTACTGCTGTCAGTCTACTATCCGCAGATCTTCCTCATCCTGACGAGTGGCAGCTACCT GGCCCTGTCCTCGGTGGTGGCTCTGGGTGCCAACATCATCTGCAACAAGATTCCTGGGCTGGCACCTCGCCAGCGGGCCATCTGCCAGAGTCGCCCGGACGCCATCATTGTTGTGGGTGAAGGTGCCCAGATGGGCATCAATGAGTGTCAGTACCAGTTCCGATACGGACGGTGGAACTGTTCGGCGCTGGGAGAAAGGACAGTCTTCGGTCAGGAGCTGCGAGTAG GTAGTCGGGAAGCAGCGTTCACCTATGCCATCACAGCAGCAGGGGTGGCACATGCCATCACAGCAGCGTGCAGCCAGGGCAACCTGAGCCAATGTGGCTGTGACCGCGAGAAACAGGGGTATTACAATCAGGAAGAAGGCTGGAAGTGGGGAGGCTGCTCGGCTGACATCAAGTACGGTATTGAGTTCTCTCGCCGCTTCGTTGATGCCCGGGAGATTAAAAAGACCCCACGACGCCTGATGAACTTGCATAACAATGAGGCAGGGAGAAAG GTTCTAGAAGAAAGGATGAAGCTAGAGTGCAAGTGCCATGGTGTCTCGGGCTCCTGCACCACAAAGACCTGTTGGACTACACTTCCCAAATTCCGTGAGATTGGCTACGTACTCAAAGAAAAGTACAATGAAGCAGTGCATGTGGAGGTGGTCAGGGCTAGCCGACTACGCCAGCCCACCCACCTCAAGGTGAAGCAGACTCAGGGCTACCGCAAGCCTATGGAGACAGACCTTGTCTACATCGAGAGGTCCCCCAACTACTGCGAGGAGGACGCAGCCACAGGGAGCGTGGGCACCCAGGGACGCCTATGCAACCGCACATCTCCACACACAGATGGCTGCGACCTCATGTGCTGTGGCCGGGGCTACAATACACACCAGTACACCAAAGTGTGGCAGTGTAATTGTAAGTTCCAGTGGTGCTGCTTCGTGAAATGCAACACATGCAGTGAGAGGACGGAGGTGTTTACCTGCAAATAA
- the wnt7bb gene encoding protein Wnt-7b isoform X2, protein MHKLLRKRSLYVFLCFGIIYFRLGALSSVVALGANIICNKIPGLAPRQRAICQSRPDAIIVVGEGAQMGINECQYQFRYGRWNCSALGERTVFGQELRVGSREAAFTYAITAAGVAHAITAACSQGNLSQCGCDREKQGYYNQEEGWKWGGCSADIKYGIEFSRRFVDAREIKKTPRRLMNLHNNEAGRKVLEERMKLECKCHGVSGSCTTKTCWTTLPKFREIGYVLKEKYNEAVHVEVVRASRLRQPTHLKVKQTQGYRKPMETDLVYIERSPNYCEEDAATGSVGTQGRLCNRTSPHTDGCDLMCCGRGYNTHQYTKVWQCNCKFQWCCFVKCNTCSERTEVFTCK, encoded by the exons ATGCACAAACTCCTCCGAAAGCGGAGTCTCTACGTGTTCCTGTGTTTTGGCATCATATACTTCAGACTTGG GGCCCTGTCCTCGGTGGTGGCTCTGGGTGCCAACATCATCTGCAACAAGATTCCTGGGCTGGCACCTCGCCAGCGGGCCATCTGCCAGAGTCGCCCGGACGCCATCATTGTTGTGGGTGAAGGTGCCCAGATGGGCATCAATGAGTGTCAGTACCAGTTCCGATACGGACGGTGGAACTGTTCGGCGCTGGGAGAAAGGACAGTCTTCGGTCAGGAGCTGCGAGTAG GTAGTCGGGAAGCAGCGTTCACCTATGCCATCACAGCAGCAGGGGTGGCACATGCCATCACAGCAGCGTGCAGCCAGGGCAACCTGAGCCAATGTGGCTGTGACCGCGAGAAACAGGGGTATTACAATCAGGAAGAAGGCTGGAAGTGGGGAGGCTGCTCGGCTGACATCAAGTACGGTATTGAGTTCTCTCGCCGCTTCGTTGATGCCCGGGAGATTAAAAAGACCCCACGACGCCTGATGAACTTGCATAACAATGAGGCAGGGAGAAAG GTTCTAGAAGAAAGGATGAAGCTAGAGTGCAAGTGCCATGGTGTCTCGGGCTCCTGCACCACAAAGACCTGTTGGACTACACTTCCCAAATTCCGTGAGATTGGCTACGTACTCAAAGAAAAGTACAATGAAGCAGTGCATGTGGAGGTGGTCAGGGCTAGCCGACTACGCCAGCCCACCCACCTCAAGGTGAAGCAGACTCAGGGCTACCGCAAGCCTATGGAGACAGACCTTGTCTACATCGAGAGGTCCCCCAACTACTGCGAGGAGGACGCAGCCACAGGGAGCGTGGGCACCCAGGGACGCCTATGCAACCGCACATCTCCACACACAGATGGCTGCGACCTCATGTGCTGTGGCCGGGGCTACAATACACACCAGTACACCAAAGTGTGGCAGTGTAATTGTAAGTTCCAGTGGTGCTGCTTCGTGAAATGCAACACATGCAGTGAGAGGACGGAGGTGTTTACCTGCAAATAA